GCCGACGGTCGTGTGTTCGACGGGCTCCGGGCACTGCGCAAGGACAACACCGGCTACGACCTCAAGCAGCTGTTCATCGGCGGGGAGGGAACGATCGGCGTGGTGACGGCGGCGGTGCTGAAGTTGTATCCCCGCCAGGACCACCACCGGTCGCTGTTCGCCGCCATTGGCGACCTGGAGCACCTGAACGAGCTATACGGCCGGGCGTGCGCGATCGACCACGGGGGACTAACCGCCTTCGAGTTGGTTCCCGAGATGGGGGTGGCCGCAGCGGTTGCCGAGATCGGCGTGGCCCGACCAATTCCGACGGCTGCCGACTGGTACCTGCTGGCCCGGTTCAGCGGCAGCGCACCCGTGGACGGCACGGTCACCCGGTTCCTAGGCGAGGCGGTCGAAGCGGGGCTGCTGCTGGACGCGGTCGTGGCCGACACGGCCGCCCAGGAGGAGAACCTGTGGCGAATGCGTGACGAGCTGCCACCGGAGACCCTCATCGACTGCAAGGGGGCCAAGTTCGACGCGGCCGTGCCCATCGACAGGATCGCCGAGTTCCAGCGGGGGACGGAGGCCATCGCCGGAGACCTCTGTGGACCCGACGCCGTCGTCTTCTCGTTCGGGCACCTGGGCGACGGCAACCTCCACGTCTACGTCCTGCCGTCCCTGGATAGGGGTGGACGCCTGGCGCCCGACCTGGTGGCGACGACCACGGCGGCCGTCGACGACCTGATCTGGAGCCTCGGGGGCACCATCAGCGCCGAGCACGGCGTCGGCCAGGACCTCCTGGTCCGGCTGGCCGGCCAGAAGTCCGAGGTCGAGCTGGACCTGATGCGGCGCGTCAAGGCGGCACTCGACCCCGACGACATGTTCAACCCTGGGCGGGGTGCCCACGCCGTCGCGGCCACGTCCGGCCACCCCGAAGAAGGTGGGCGACCATGACCGTCGGACGCGTCCGGCCCGCAGTGGCCGCCATGGCCAGCTACCGACCGGGGAAGTCGGCCGCACAGGCGGAGGACGAGCACGGGATCACAGATGCCATCAAGTTGGCGTCCAACGAGAACCCGTACCAGCCCGTGCCTGCCATCGTGGCGGCGATCGCCGCGGCGGCCGGTGACGTCAACCGGTACGGCGACCACCGGGCGGCCGACCTGCGGTCGGCCATCGCCGACTGGCTGGACGTCGACGTGGATCGGGTCACCGCCGGCTGCGGGTCGGTGGGGCTCCTCCAGCAGCTCCTGCTGGCCTACGTGGATCCGGGCGACGAGGTGGTCTACCCGTGGCCGTCGTTCGAGGCCTATCCCATCGACGTCCAGCTGACCGGCGGGGTGGAGGTGACGGTGCCGCTCGTCGACCACGCCTTCGACCTGGACGCGGTGGCCGCTGCGGTCACTGACAGGACGAAGCTGGTGCTCCTGGCCAACCCCAACAACCCGACCGGCACAGCGGTCCACGTGGACCAGGTCCGCCGTCTGGTCGAGCGGATCCCGGGCGACGTCATCGTCGTGGTCGACGAGGCCTACCGGGAGTTCGTGACCGCGGAGCTCGGCGATCCGATTGCCGACCTGCAACCCGACCACCCGAACGTGGTCGTGCTGCGAACCTTCTCCAAGGCGTTCGGCCTTGCCTCCCTGCGCACCGGCTACGCGGTGGCCGACCCAGAGGTGGTCGTCGAGCTTGACAAGGTGCTCATCGCATTCGCGGTGAACCACCTGGCACAGGTGGCCTCGCTGGCCGCGATCGCGGCCCGTGACGAGGTGCAGGCGGTGGTCGACCGGATCACCGCCGAGCGTGACCGGGTGGTGGCAGCCCTACGGGCCGACGGCTGGGACCTCCCCGACGCACATGCCAACTTCGTGTACCTGCCGCTAGGGCCGAGGACCGACGTCGTCTTCGGTGAGATGGAGAGACGGGGCGTGGTGGTCAGGCCGTTCCCCGCCGTTGGCATGCGGGTCACCATCGGAACTCCGGCTGAGAACGACCGCTTCCTGGCCACG
This region of Acidimicrobiales bacterium genomic DNA includes:
- a CDS encoding FAD-binding oxidoreductase, which codes for MSGPEVPGRLADELRDLLGPGGWLDPADAPGLTVDWRGTYSGTPVLVARPDTVSGVQEVVRACARSGVAVVTQGGHTSLSGGSVPTSDRPSVLLSTSRLNRILSVDPARFTITVEAGCTIEQVQKAAAAVDRQLGMDWGARGTATVGGAVSTNAGGLNVLRYGSTRENVLGLAAVLADGRVFDGLRALRKDNTGYDLKQLFIGGEGTIGVVTAAVLKLYPRQDHHRSLFAAIGDLEHLNELYGRACAIDHGGLTAFELVPEMGVAAAVAEIGVARPIPTAADWYLLARFSGSAPVDGTVTRFLGEAVEAGLLLDAVVADTAAQEENLWRMRDELPPETLIDCKGAKFDAAVPIDRIAEFQRGTEAIAGDLCGPDAVVFSFGHLGDGNLHVYVLPSLDRGGRLAPDLVATTTAAVDDLIWSLGGTISAEHGVGQDLLVRLAGQKSEVELDLMRRVKAALDPDDMFNPGRGAHAVAATSGHPEEGGRP
- the hisC gene encoding histidinol-phosphate transaminase — protein: MTVGRVRPAVAAMASYRPGKSAAQAEDEHGITDAIKLASNENPYQPVPAIVAAIAAAAGDVNRYGDHRAADLRSAIADWLDVDVDRVTAGCGSVGLLQQLLLAYVDPGDEVVYPWPSFEAYPIDVQLTGGVEVTVPLVDHAFDLDAVAAAVTDRTKLVLLANPNNPTGTAVHVDQVRRLVERIPGDVIVVVDEAYREFVTAELGDPIADLQPDHPNVVVLRTFSKAFGLASLRTGYAVADPEVVVELDKVLIAFAVNHLAQVASLAAIAARDEVQAVVDRITAERDRVVAALRADGWDLPDAHANFVYLPLGPRTDVVFGEMERRGVVVRPFPAVGMRVTIGTPAENDRFLATLAAVTTAGT